The window TTCATTCCGATTCGAGTGCGAATTTTGATTGGTTCTGAATTCTCATGAATTTTGATTTCACTAATGGCTAATATTCCAATTGCCGCTTGTAACATTCTGAATAAATCATTCTCAATATTTTCGGACAAAGAAAAGATTGCCATAAATGCGTCACCAGCGGTTTGCACGACGTAACCCCCATGCAGTTTAATATGAGCAGAGGCTAAGTGTTGGTATTTCTTGATTAATAGTCTTGTGGACTCTGCTTCATCAGAAGATGCAAATTGATTTACCAATTGTCCGAAGCCTTTTAGATCACTGAATAGAACTCCAATTCTTTTTTGTGCTTGCAAATGCTTTGGCTCAAGTGGGGGATAATCATCCTTTGCCCATAATCTATTCTTAATGAATAATTGTAAAATATGACTCGGCTCATATCTATCATGCATAACCTCTGATCTACTTGCAAGTTTTTCAATTAGATTTTTTGGGATTAGCTCAATTGTTTTTAGACCAATGATTCGGCTTAGGTCTGGCATTTCAGTGATTACATAAAAGAAATTATGGTAGTAGGTGATTTCTCCGACTGTCTTCGATTCTTCGATGAAGCCAATCGTATCTTTTAATAGATTTCCTTTTGTGACTGTAGTTCCAAATATTTTTCCGAATTCTGTTGAGGCTAGGTTTTTACAATACTCCTCGGATAGATCTTTTTCAAATCGTGAAATGTGTTCTTTGATTTGAGTTTGTTCAATATCTCCTGAATTATAAATGCCATCTGTTTCTTCGATTGGGATTTGTATATCGTCTATCGTTGTGATTCTAGCACTGAAAAAATTTATATCAGACCAAATCTTGGAAGATTTATAAAAAATATAATAGGTTTCATTTATATCGGTATCCTTAATTTTTAAAATTAAGTTTAGCCGCGCCATAATTCTTGTAATACAACGGTGATTATCCACTTTTTTCTCCAATCTTTTTAATTAACTCACCTTGCGCAAGGTGAGTGACCAGCGTTCCCAGCGCTGAATGTGGGGTTACACCTAACGGTGGGTTCGCTGCCGCGGGCAGTTAGTTTCATTGCTTTATTAGATTTATCTAATATTCTTATCCCCACTAAAAATTCCATTGTTTTATTCATTTGTATAAGATGACTTAATTCATTGTTGCTTTTTTTAGGATCATCTTATACATAGTGTCTTTTCTGTTGGTTGTTATACCGCAACAAGGACTTTTGATATTCATTTTTGTTAGATCATATCGTTTGTCTTCTAGGTTTCGAAGGTTCTTATACGCAACGGAATAAATTTCTTCTACGTGAATGTCTAAAAGCTCTGGAGGCATTTCAGAAGAAAAATTATAGAATGTTACATCACGGACAGTTTTCGCAAGACCTCTGCCGTCTATCGTTGCATTTTTATTTCCAATGCTAAAATTCAATTGGATTTTATTGTAAAATTCTTTGTCACCTGCAATATCGAGCAAACTCAATGTTTGCTTCTCTAGAAAGTTTTCCATTTGTTTAATGATTCTTTCTCCTTGTTTCAAATCATTGGTTGCTTTGAATTGAAATAAAAGCATGATTTCACTTTCCGGTAAAAGAATTTTCCATAAATGAAAACCATCATTGTCTTTGTTCATTTTTTTTAAGAGAGTTTGGATGTATACAGAGGCAAACTTAATTATTTTAGCTCTACCTTCTAGAAATGCTTCCTTTCCTGCTTTGCCTTGTAGTTTAAAATCAGGATGAGGATAATAAGAAGCAATGCTTGGAACAAAAAAATAATTTCCCGGATCTGCGGCTAATTGTGCCTTGACTATATCAGCTAAATGGTTTGCCCCGTTTGTCCAATCTATAATATTTGTGGAATCATTGAAGTTTGATTTTTGCACATGCTCAAGAACTCGCCTGAATTTCGGAAGTATGATTCTATTCTTTATGAAGTCAAAATCTTGGTTCGTATAATCACGAATAACCTCAACAAAGTAATCTAGAATTTTATCCGTTATTTTATCGAAAGAGCTAAATCCTTCTGATTTATTCTTAGAATTACGGGCTTCAATTTCTAATTCGTAGAGGGTAACATTGTTTGGAATAGAAATGCAATCAATTGCTATCTCGCAAATTTCTTGATTATCAATGAATGCAGAAAAACGACTCGTATCCACAGTGAAGCGGCAGAGTTCTTTCATAAGTGAGCCATCTATGTCTGCAAAAATTCCTGCCTTCACGACTGCTTCGTGTGTTTTTATCGAATCCACTGAGGATGAGGCAAAGATTGCTTCTCCTTCAGTGAGCGTTAACTTGTAATTATTCTCTACTCTACCTGTTAGAGAAGGATTCTCAAAACCGTATTCAGGTTTTTTGAAGGTGATAAAAAAATCATTCTCTCTTTTGCGAACGCTGAATTGTGCTTTTTTATTTAATAAATCCAAGGCGGGCGTATCAAAATAAATATAAGGTCTAGTCTTCTTACTCTTTGCAGTGAATCGAATTTTCTGATTGGACTGAATGGATAATTCTTTGAAAGATTCATTGTTTAAAACTTTATAAATCTGTTCGGTTAAAATATATTTGTATTCGTATTCTTTTTGTATACCTTCGCTAGAAGCTTCATTCACTAATTCAATAATTTCGGATATATATTCTCCGCGTCATCCATCCAGATGAATTTTAGTTTTTTTATTAAACGTCTCTTTGTTGTATTTATTTTTACTCAAATTTTGCAAAACCATTTTTTTTACATACCATTTTATTGTTTCTTGACTTGAAACACTATAGCTTTTCAGCTACGAAGAGAACTCTGTTTTATTGGGAAAAAAAGAGATGAACGAAGAGAATGTAAAACAATACCGAGAAGAAGTTATTAAATATTTAACAGATCCAGACAGTCCAGGCGAGATTGATTTCTTGGAAAGACAAATGCTCACTAGAACTAAAAAGCGTCTTGGTATTTCTGACATCTTAGCTAAGGATATTGAAGATAAATTAATCTTACAGTATGCAGCAAAAGTAGAAAACAATTGTGAATTAATTCTAGCGAATGATACAGAAAAAAAAATAGAGAGTTATGAACTAAGAGAGCAGTTAAAGAATGATCTCAAACGCCTCGGCACGCAAGCAAAATATGATAGCATTGAAATCGTTTCCATCTTCAACGAAGGAAAAACAGGAGCGTTTGTTTTTCAAGCCAAGGTAAGAAAGAATAAAGAAGAGTCTTTATATGTTTATAAATACGATTACTTTCCTAAAATATTAAAAGAATACATTGGATTCGAAAAGAAAAAACAATTACAAGGTCAGATCCTTCCTGCTCATTATGATTTTATGCAAGGCTCACCAGAATACCATTCTGGATTTTTACAAATGCCACCAGCACAAAATTTTGCAGGGGGAAGTATACTTAGATCTCTCAAGCAATTATTAACAGAAAACATTCTTGAATTTGATATGGGAACCAATCAACGAAAGAAATTGTCTTATCCCATTGGGCAAGTAGTTCATTTTCTAGTGACTAAGTTCTATTATCCGTATCAGAAGATTGAAAATCTTTCTTATCAAAATAGTTTCGAGCAATTTCTTCCGCCTAGAGAAGATCATAATGGTAAAATTGTTTTTGAAAATGAAACGATAGACACTACGATTTATTATAAAGTCAGATCTCTTGATATTGTAAGTTATGATTTATATCCAAAGACAAAAGAAGTGTCGGGTGTAAAATTTAAAATGCTAATTCCGTCTAACGGTTTTTTCTATCGCAGGGATGCAAATGCAGAAATAAATTACAATGACACAGATAAATTAGTCTATAATTTAAAATCATGGAATCTATACATCGAAAAGAAGCCAAAGAATATTCCGGAGAGACAACAATTTCTATCTGATATTTCTAAAAAATATTCTTTCTTAAGTGAAGTTTCTAAAAAATTTAACTTATCAAATATTTTCTCCAAAGCTTCAGGCGAGTTTCATCTAAATGATATTTTGCAAACTAAGGGGACAGTGTTTAATACAAGTTGTCTTCACGGAGATTTGAATACTGCTAATATATTATTATGCAAATTAAGCAATGGGCATTTCAGCCCGCTTTTAATTGACTTTTATGAAACAGGCATTACTGGAAATATGTTTTTTGATTTAGCTAGACTTGAAGCTGAGATGGCGATTCCACTTCTCTCCTTTGAACTCCGAGACAGATTTAATCTAAAGTCTGATACGAATGCGTTAGCCGATATGCATATCAATTTTATTTTAAATTTTGAAGAGCAATTGTTTCAACTCAGACAAGATGAAAAAGCGTTTAATGGTGATTTTGTGCTCTTTGATTTTAGGAAAAGTCTTTCTACAGCCGTGAAGGATATATTTTCAGAAACAGATTATGCTGAGTTTGAATGGTTTAAAAATTATATACTTGCGATTGGCATTTATACTATCAAATACAGCAAGTTTAGAGAGACAAATCTAAATAAACTTGTCGCAACGGTTTGGGGAATGCGTTTCTTTCATCGGTTTGAAAATTTTAAATCGAATGAGGCTAGAAAAGTCTTTGATCCAACGATCAGTGCGATGGTGAGTGCAATTCTCACTAATAAATTTCACCGCCTCAAGCAACGCTGCACAGAGCAAAACAAAGAAACTAAAAAGCTACTCGGTATAGAGCAAGTCCCTATTAACCTTCACGTTGATTTTCACGGTGAGCTTAGATCGTATTTTCAATTATTCTTAGAACAGAATAAATACAATAGCTTCTTTTTAATGGGAGACAGTGGAACGGGTAAGACTGTGTTCTTGGATTATTATACGATGGCACAGGAATTTTCTTTTCCAATTTTATTTCTTGCGGGGAATAAAGAATGCGAGACAGAAGATAGTTTTATCAAAGAGATTAAACTAAAACTAGGTGCTGAGTTTGATAGACCCGATTGGCTTAGTCTTCTAGATCACACTCTCGATGACGGACCCGATAAGTATAGATACTTAGTTGTCATAATTGAGAATACTTATTATAATCCTGACCCGACTCTCTTTATTAAATCCTTTTTACGGTTAATACAAGAAATAAAAGGCGGCAAAGTCAAGTTAGTCGTTCCATGCACTCAATCGTTTTGGGATGAAAATATAGAATTTACCGAGGCGACACAAAAAATCATTTCGATGAATGCCTATCCACACATGGGTGCTTCTGGAAATTCCGCCAGTTACTATCAATTAACCCCTCCAAATGACTCAAAGACTTCCGAGTTATTAAATAAATATTTTAAAGAGTATAAGATACATGGTA is drawn from Leptospiraceae bacterium and contains these coding sequences:
- a CDS encoding adenylate/guanylate cyclase domain-containing protein; this translates as MDNHRCITRIMARLNLILKIKDTDINETYYIFYKSSKIWSDINFFSARITTIDDIQIPIEETDGIYNSGDIEQTQIKEHISRFEKDLSEEYCKNLASTEFGKIFGTTVTKGNLLKDTIGFIEESKTVGEITYYHNFFYVITEMPDLSRIIGLKTIELIPKNLIEKLASRSEVMHDRYEPSHILQLFIKNRLWAKDDYPPLEPKHLQAQKRIGVLFSDLKGFGQLVNQFASSDEAESTRLLIKKYQHLASAHIKLHGGYVVQTAGDAFMAIFSLSENIENDLFRMLQAAIGILAISEIKIHENSEPIKIRTRIGMNVAEVEEGFTGALDLREYTVFGKDVNVASRLEKKVDDVADSISNFRGGLLLNLNTSIEYLNSTENNKLDLICNDIVEYSKALPNIVFKKRLEKLSEDMKDYYVLDNLLDTLTHKVKLYLNREHLGSFVIQDSICSMQVKEGAADCLFIYRAES
- a CDS encoding CYTH domain-containing protein — its product is MNEASSEGIQKEYEYKYILTEQIYKVLNNESFKELSIQSNQKIRFTAKSKKTRPYIYFDTPALDLLNKKAQFSVRKRENDFFITFKKPEYGFENPSLTGRVENNYKLTLTEGEAIFASSSVDSIKTHEAVVKAGIFADIDGSLMKELCRFTVDTSRFSAFIDNQEICEIAIDCISIPNNVTLYELEIEARNSKNKSEGFSSFDKITDKILDYFVEVIRDYTNQDFDFIKNRIILPKFRRVLEHVQKSNFNDSTNIIDWTNGANHLADIVKAQLAADPGNYFFVPSIASYYPHPDFKLQGKAGKEAFLEGRAKIIKFASVYIQTLLKKMNKDNDGFHLWKILLPESEIMLLFQFKATNDLKQGERIIKQMENFLEKQTLSLLDIAGDKEFYNKIQLNFSIGNKNATIDGRGLAKTVRDVTFYNFSSEMPPELLDIHVEEIYSVAYKNLRNLEDKRYDLTKMNIKSPCCGITTNRKDTMYKMILKKATMN
- a CDS encoding ATP-binding protein; protein product: MNEENVKQYREEVIKYLTDPDSPGEIDFLERQMLTRTKKRLGISDILAKDIEDKLILQYAAKVENNCELILANDTEKKIESYELREQLKNDLKRLGTQAKYDSIEIVSIFNEGKTGAFVFQAKVRKNKEESLYVYKYDYFPKILKEYIGFEKKKQLQGQILPAHYDFMQGSPEYHSGFLQMPPAQNFAGGSILRSLKQLLTENILEFDMGTNQRKKLSYPIGQVVHFLVTKFYYPYQKIENLSYQNSFEQFLPPREDHNGKIVFENETIDTTIYYKVRSLDIVSYDLYPKTKEVSGVKFKMLIPSNGFFYRRDANAEINYNDTDKLVYNLKSWNLYIEKKPKNIPERQQFLSDISKKYSFLSEVSKKFNLSNIFSKASGEFHLNDILQTKGTVFNTSCLHGDLNTANILLCKLSNGHFSPLLIDFYETGITGNMFFDLARLEAEMAIPLLSFELRDRFNLKSDTNALADMHINFILNFEEQLFQLRQDEKAFNGDFVLFDFRKSLSTAVKDIFSETDYAEFEWFKNYILAIGIYTIKYSKFRETNLNKLVATVWGMRFFHRFENFKSNEARKVFDPTISAMVSAILTNKFHRLKQRCTEQNKETKKLLGIEQVPINLHVDFHGELRSYFQLFLEQNKYNSFFLMGDSGTGKTVFLDYYTMAQEFSFPILFLAGNKECETEDSFIKEIKLKLGAEFDRPDWLSLLDHTLDDGPDKYRYLVVIIENTYYNPDPTLFIKSFLRLIQEIKGGKVKLVVPCTQSFWDENIEFTEATQKIISMNAYPHMGASGNSASYYQLTPPNDSKTSELLNKYFKEYKIHGNLIGKAEALAKNPWILSLFCETKKNTHIGNLDHVFFVDIIEKFIEKKNKKVAAFARLPEAAVYKFMLAIAKEMESKNAFLIQKDIFYKMFQEHFPKDVNFDTFKNSLFQTGYMSGDSNKFQFRHLEIPAYLIVSDRIKTFSDEGTLEQSFDVWLIPAIKKIKKVPFYEILVYYFITLLFKKFPGNMDYFHRGIEKLIQSFTPEAKSLLYALGRIFARAICTLPKVDSKTARLIIKFQMLFESTKRKYNDRVLEKAYNTCFVLIEDNFVYDKDAIIWTEKFEKFIQTRDTVEIIKTLKSSDTKWDELLHFLKNDYKKNSNFIRNYLTPVLDILKEKLHDNEIPLIKLSEDLLNLNKKSQYKYANFENKIYDILFEIERTHREQANPQYRNKALEVIALRKIYDKETFRIVLDQLYKCSNAEDEFAHLLRFLINYSDFESEIDFTAYETLKKLLKDIKYEKLSHNMRKLLDDYLLKHSPQLMYPLVKAMKLGPIDQKKFLMIAKNSENGDKDIQPVLYIIIKNQDEFLLKYNKQWKDYNWVGEQLKHDPGDDKEVLIKKAKEIVEKKLRLEAGSYDIHHLTTIKVPYERYSRSRKKYVQYIRHLTYLTIKQPYVFSELLKLEDLKPFKWDYILEPINIEISGPVKDLVDIFSAPNVIQKWKDTIKDVWVRPV